Proteins from a genomic interval of Dermacentor variabilis isolate Ectoservices chromosome 8, ASM5094787v1, whole genome shotgun sequence:
- the LOC142590840 gene encoding BTB/POZ domain-containing protein KCTD9-like: MPQLSAPPGDPERLLLNVGGQYFATTREALFRGESRQMFGCLYSQDVDGGLCLKEKDRYGAYMLDRCPTYAAPILDYLQHGRLLLDERVSPLGVIEEAKFFGVDSLIPDIERMMKAGPGPMTRQDVLRALCKVSITRISFQDKDLSGADLSLLELQHVTFRGANLSMCNFEGSNLSHSDFEPMPLGFP; this comes from the exons ATGCCGCAGCTGTCTGCGCCACCTGGTGACCCGGAGCGGCTTCTACTGAACGTGGGCGGACAGTACTTCGCCACCACCAG GGAAGCCCTGTTCCGCGGTGAGTCTCGTCAAATGTTCGGCTGCCTGTACAGCCAAGACGTGGACGGCGGGCTGTGCCTGAAGGAGAAAGACCGCTACGGAGCGTACATGCTGGACCGGTGCCCGACGTACGCCGCGCCGATACTGGACTACCTCCAGCACGGCAGGCTGCTGCTGGACGAAAGGGTTTCGCCTCTCG GCGTGATCGAAGAGGCGAAGTTCTTTGGAGTCGATTCGCTGATTCCGGATATCGAGCGTATGATGAAG GCAGGCCCCGGTCCTATGACTCGGCAGGACGTTCTGCGGGCTCTATGCAAAGTGTCAATCACGCGAATAAGCTTCCAG GACAAAGACTTATCGGGGGCCGACCTGTCCTTGCTGGAACTGCAGCACGTCACCTTCAGGGGGGCTAATCTGAGCATGTGCAACTTCGAAGGTTCCAATCTCTCCCACTCCGACTTCGAG CCTATGCCACTTGGCTTCCCGTAA